The nucleotide sequence GCAAAACTTGCGATCGACGAAACGCGACGAAGCGCGATCAGCCGCGTCGATAGGCTTGGAGATAGCTCGGCGAATACAACGCCGCGTCTTTCAGCGCGCCGAGGTCGCTGATGGTCAAAGTGCGCTCCCGCAGTACGATCAGGCCGGACGCCCTGAGCTCCTGAAGCGTTCGGTTCAAATGCACGACGGAAAGGCCGGTGGCATCCGCGAGGTCCATCTGCGTGACCGGCATGACGCACGAATTTCCGTCGACCATCCCGACCGGGCGAAGCCGCTCGAATATCTCGCAGAACAGATGCGCCACGCGCTCCAGCGCCACGCGGCGGCCGAGATTGATGGCCCATTCGCGCTGGATCGCGTTGCTCACGAGAGTCTCGCACCAGAACGCTTCCGTGAGCGAGCGATCGTTCGCCAGGAGGCTCTCGAAGCGCGCGCGCTTGATTTCGCTATAGACGACCGGCGTCATCGTCGCGATCGAGTGATCCATCAGCGACAGCAGGAACGCATGCGCGTCGCAGCTCTCACCCGGAAAGATGAAATTGACGATCTGGCGGCGGCCGTCCTCCAGCGTCTTATAGCGGCACAGCCAGCCGGACAGCACGATGCGAACGCTGTCGATGGGATCGCCCTCGGAGATCAGGTCTTCGCCGGACCCCGCGCGCTGCATCCCTTCGAGCATGGCGCGCTCGAGCGCGGCGGAAGCTTCGGCTGACAACGGCCGTAGCGCATTCAGGCGGCGGATCGCTGGCTCCGTCACGCTTCGATCGAGGGTTGAGAAGGGCATTAATTACCGCCCCCCGGTGTATGGAACGCACGCTTGCTCACAGGAATGATGATCGTGCATGTCAATCCGGATGAATTGAACGACATCGTCGTCTGCGCCTTGAACTCGAACGCCAGCGTGCGCTCCAGCAGCTCCGTGCCAAACCCTTTCCGCGGCGGCGGCGTGACTTGCGGCCCGCCCCGCTCGCGCCATTCGAACAGCAGCTCGGCGGGAGCGGCGCTCTCATCGATACGCCAGGAGATTTCGATCCGCCCCGTCGGCCGGCTCAATGCACCGTATTTCAGCGCATTGGTCGCGAGCTCGTGGATGGCGAGCGCAAAGGTTTCCGCGGCCTTCGGCTGGAAGCGCACGCGCGGACCCGAGACACGCACCTGCTCGCCTTCCCTGGCATTATAGGCCAACAGCTCCTCGACGACGAGATATTCGAGATCGACGCCGCCCTCGGGATCGCGGGTCACCAGCGCCTGGGTGCGGGCGAAGGCATTGAGGCGGCCGTCGAGATGCGAAGCGAATTCCTCGACGGTCGCGCTCGAATCCGCGGTGCGGCGGGCGATCGAGCGCACCACGCCGAGCGTGTTGCGGACGCGATGCTGAAGCTCGGCGAGCAGCAGCCGCTGCCGCTCTTCGGCGCGAGTGACCGCCGTGACGTCGATGAAGGTGATGACGACGCCGGCGATGAAATTATCGATGCTGCGATAGGGCAAGATGCGCACGATGTAGCGCGTGCCGCTGTCCGGCGCGCTCAGCTCGCGCTCCACGCTTGCGAGCGTGCGCAGCACGCGGCGGACGTCATCATTGAGCTCCTCGATCGGAATGCGCGCCTTGATGTGGGCGACGGGACGGCCGACGTCGGTCTCCACCAGGTGCAGAACCTGCGTGATCGCCGGCGTGAAATTCATCACCTTGAGATCGTTGTCGAGGAACACCGTCGCGATCTGCGTGCTCTCGAGGAAGTTCTTGAGGTCGCTGGTGGCACGCGTCAGTTCCTGGACGCGATGCGCCAGCTCGCCGTTGACGGTCGTCAGCTCCTCGTTGACCGACTGCAACTCCTCGCGCGAGGTTTCGAGCTCCTCATTGGCCGACTGCAGCTCCTCGTTGAGCGACTGGTATTCCTCGTTGGAGGATTTCAGCTCCTCGTTGGTGCTCTCCAATTCCTCGATGGTCGCCTGCAGGCGCTCGCCGGTCGCCCGCAGCTCGCTCTCGAGACGCTCGACATGCTCGGTTCGCACCATTGCATTGCTCTGGTTGGCCTCGATCACGCGGACGGGGCCATCCTTGAACAGCACGACGAAATTGCGGTGGCCGCCTGCGCCCTCCTGGATCGGCTCGACGGTGATGTCGACGAGCACGCGGTGACCGTTCAGACCGAGTTGCACATGATCGGCATGGGCGGGCTCGTTAGTCTCGGCCGCGCGGGCGAGCGCGGTGCGCAGCTCGATCCTGAGATCGCGGTGCACGAGCTGAAGCAGGTCGAGCGTGGCGGTCCCCGCCGTCGGCTCGATGTAGCGCCCGGTGCGGCCCGAGAAGTGCAGGATATGAAAATTGTCGTCGGTGATGACATAGGCCGGTGCATAGCGCTCCGCGATCCGCTGCGCGCGGCGTTCCAGGCCGACGTCCGGACCGAACGAGCGAACCGGCCGCAGGTCGACCGGCGCCCTGCCCGCCGCCGTCGTGATCGGAAATTCCGGCGGCAGCCGCGTTCCGGTCTCGAGCCTCTTGAAGATGCGGGCGCGGCGATCGATCGGCGCGAACAGCTTTGGATGCCGCGTCACGTTCTCGGAGTTGCCGAGGAACAGGAAGCGGTCAGGCAGCAGCGCGAAATGGAACAGCGGGA is from Bradyrhizobium sp. ISRA430 and encodes:
- a CDS encoding Crp/Fnr family transcriptional regulator, which produces MPFSTLDRSVTEPAIRRLNALRPLSAEASAALERAMLEGMQRAGSGEDLISEGDPIDSVRIVLSGWLCRYKTLEDGRRQIVNFIFPGESCDAHAFLLSLMDHSIATMTPVVYSEIKRARFESLLANDRSLTEAFWCETLVSNAIQREWAINLGRRVALERVAHLFCEIFERLRPVGMVDGNSCVMPVTQMDLADATGLSVVHLNRTLQELRASGLIVLRERTLTISDLGALKDAALYSPSYLQAYRRG
- a CDS encoding CheR family methyltransferase; this encodes MSKVGEQPIEGERQVKSPLIIGVGASPGALDSIERFFAKLTLAADQAIVLALQHHEAFDGNRLLQIVQGSNGGRVADIGDAQAIEGGTIYLCPPAMITTIQGDRFTLRKAEQAPGERATIDSFLVSLAEERAEQSIGVILAGTGGDGTLGTATLKDHGGLAIAEKVETHKAEHLLDCNTPAAIADYVLPPEEIPEHIQVYARHLRRLEEKHGFDEVLAAAATSLSRIADILRNKTGNDFHGYKQNTFLRRVQRRMQVVQIDAIPAYVDFLRNDKDEAQHLFNDLLIGVTEFFRDKREFEVLETQIIPKIFEGKGSGQQVRVWVLGCSTGEEAYSIGILLREHMARLDSAPLVQIFATDIDGRALAAARVGRYRTNIEADMTSERLARWFVREGDTYCVVKELREMCIFSQHNVIKDAPFSKLDLVSCRNLLIYLNSELQNRVIPLFHFALLPDRFLFLGNSENVTRHPKLFAPIDRRARIFKRLETGTRLPPEFPITTAAGRAPVDLRPVRSFGPDVGLERRAQRIAERYAPAYVITDDNFHILHFSGRTGRYIEPTAGTATLDLLQLVHRDLRIELRTALARAAETNEPAHADHVQLGLNGHRVLVDITVEPIQEGAGGHRNFVVLFKDGPVRVIEANQSNAMVRTEHVERLESELRATGERLQATIEELESTNEELKSSNEEYQSLNEELQSANEELETSREELQSVNEELTTVNGELAHRVQELTRATSDLKNFLESTQIATVFLDNDLKVMNFTPAITQVLHLVETDVGRPVAHIKARIPIEELNDDVRRVLRTLASVERELSAPDSGTRYIVRILPYRSIDNFIAGVVITFIDVTAVTRAEERQRLLLAELQHRVRNTLGVVRSIARRTADSSATVEEFASHLDGRLNAFARTQALVTRDPEGGVDLEYLVVEELLAYNAREGEQVRVSGPRVRFQPKAAETFALAIHELATNALKYGALSRPTGRIEISWRIDESAAPAELLFEWRERGGPQVTPPPRKGFGTELLERTLAFEFKAQTTMSFNSSGLTCTIIIPVSKRAFHTPGGGN